In one Halosolutus amylolyticus genomic region, the following are encoded:
- a CDS encoding ABC transporter permease, translating into MSGELQATEPRTAGREDASETDRSRPAAPDPKRRLATIVGRELRTVLRTRTFFVLGLAFAAVLLGIAWVGGSVRAGYVPTLVDLLTPLELLVPVVAVAYGYRAILGDEQRGELDVLETYPVSHREIVLGVYAGRAIGLLATIVLPLAVVAAAVVRFEDDALSVYASHSGADSPILFARFVVLTVLFALAVLAVAIAISAAVSGTRSALALAVVALVVLLVGFDLAIAFGVSAGAIGDAELVYSLALSPLSAYRGLVFESAIVVAAGTGPAVASPIASLASLAAWTIGSLGFAAWALNR; encoded by the coding sequence ATGAGCGGCGAGCTACAGGCCACCGAACCCCGGACGGCCGGCCGGGAGGACGCGAGCGAGACGGATCGCTCACGGCCGGCCGCACCCGACCCGAAACGCCGTCTCGCGACGATCGTCGGTCGGGAACTCCGGACGGTCCTCCGGACCCGGACGTTCTTCGTGCTCGGACTGGCGTTCGCCGCCGTCCTGCTGGGGATCGCCTGGGTCGGCGGGAGCGTCCGGGCCGGCTACGTCCCGACGCTGGTCGACCTGCTCACGCCCCTGGAGTTGCTCGTGCCGGTGGTCGCCGTCGCCTACGGCTATCGCGCCATCCTCGGCGACGAGCAACGCGGCGAACTCGACGTGCTGGAGACCTACCCCGTCTCCCACCGCGAGATCGTCCTCGGCGTCTACGCCGGGCGGGCGATCGGCCTCCTCGCGACGATCGTCCTCCCGCTGGCGGTCGTCGCCGCCGCGGTGGTTCGGTTCGAGGACGACGCGCTGTCGGTCTACGCGTCCCACTCGGGGGCCGACTCCCCGATCCTGTTCGCCCGGTTCGTCGTCCTGACGGTCCTGTTCGCGCTGGCGGTGCTCGCCGTCGCGATCGCGATCTCGGCGGCGGTCAGCGGCACCCGCAGCGCGCTCGCGCTGGCGGTCGTCGCGCTCGTCGTCCTGCTGGTCGGCTTCGACCTGGCGATCGCGTTCGGGGTGTCGGCCGGCGCGATCGGCGACGCGGAACTCGTCTACTCGCTGGCGCTCAGCCCGCTCAGCGCCTATCGTGGACTGGTCTTCGAGAGCGCGATCGTCGTCGCGGCAGGGACCGGGCCGGCGGTCGCCTCG
- a CDS encoding ABC transporter ATP-binding protein yields MTDTLPILEATDIDHDYGTISVLENVSATLRRGAVTALIGPNGSGKTTLIRSLAGLHEPTAGKIAYHGPETARRIGYLPQHPAFRPGFTCLETLEFYASLVGGDETAAMTHLDRVGLADAADRPVEALSGGMTRLLGIAQATIGDPPVVVLDEPGSGLDPGMSMHVFDVAAELADDGIAVLLSSHDLELVERVADRVLILSDGRIVRRGSTAQLRDELDADSLWAVYETAIGGDLDTVRVQGGHA; encoded by the coding sequence ATGACTGACACGCTACCGATACTCGAGGCGACCGACATCGACCACGACTACGGGACGATCTCCGTCCTGGAGAACGTCTCCGCGACTCTCCGCCGCGGGGCCGTGACGGCCCTGATCGGCCCGAACGGCTCCGGCAAGACGACGCTGATCCGATCGCTCGCCGGCCTCCACGAGCCGACGGCGGGCAAGATCGCGTACCACGGCCCCGAGACGGCCCGACGGATCGGCTACCTGCCCCAGCACCCCGCCTTCCGGCCCGGGTTCACGTGCCTCGAGACGCTCGAATTCTACGCGTCGCTCGTGGGGGGCGACGAAACCGCCGCGATGACGCACCTCGATCGGGTCGGACTCGCCGACGCGGCCGATCGACCGGTCGAGGCCCTCTCTGGCGGGATGACCCGTCTCCTCGGCATCGCACAGGCGACGATCGGCGACCCGCCCGTCGTCGTCCTCGACGAACCCGGCAGCGGGCTGGATCCGGGGATGAGCATGCACGTGTTCGACGTCGCGGCGGAACTCGCCGACGACGGGATCGCGGTCCTGCTGAGTTCTCACGACCTGGAACTCGTCGAACGGGTCGCCGATCGCGTGCTGATCCTCTCCGACGGCCGGATCGTACGGCGGGGCTCGACCGCGCAACTGCGAGACGAACTCGACGCCGACTCGCTGTGGGCGGTCTACGAGACCGCGATCGGCGGCGATCTCGATACCGTCCGGGTACAGGGGGGACACGCATGA